The Paenibacillus dendritiformis region GCTTCCATTGTGATACACGCTGCAATGCATTCATGATAGGGATTCTCCTTTCGGCTTGAATTATCGTTCCCGAGCGTGGGTGGGACAAAATATATCTGGTAGTACAGATCGTATGGGCAAGCAGATAGAAATAGTACAAGACATAGACGAAAAATAATGAACGGCGTTATAATATGTGAGCAAAAATATCGAATCCGTCATGGGATCCCCGGATCCGAATTGAAGCTATTGCGCAGAGAGGGATGGAATGACATGGGACATGATGCGTCGACATGGCAGGTCACGATTGCGGTAATCGTCTTTTTAGTGACCTATGCCATCATCATTTCGGAAAAAATTAACCGGGCCATTATCGCCCTGCTTGGAGCAGTGGCGATGCTTGTGCTGCAAATCGTAGATGTGCACCGCGCGTTCACCGAGCATATCGAATGGAACACGATTTTCCTGCTGGTCGGGATGATGATACTGGTCGGGATTACGAACAAGAGCGGTATCTTTCAATATGCCGCCGTCAAGGCGGCCCAGCGAACAAAAGGCAGGCCGATCCGGATCCTGGTGATACTAGCGACGTTAACTGCGGTCGGATCGGCTTTTCTGGATAATGTGACGACCGTGCTGCTGGTCGTGCCAATTACGTTTTCCATTACCCGGATGCTCAGTATCAATCCGGTTCCGTTTTTGATTACGGAAGTGATCGCATCGAATGTGGGCGGCACCGCAACCTTGATCGGCGACCCGCCGAATATTATGATCGGGTCTGCGAACCCGCATTTGACTTTTAATATGTTCTTGATCTATTTGGCGCCGGTCATCGCGGTCATCATGGCCGTGCTGCTTGCCGTGCTCGTATTTATTTACCGGAAGCAGTTGAAGGTCACGGACAGTCAGCGCCAAGCGCTGATGGAGCTGTCGGCGGAATCGTATATTTCCGACAAGGGGCTCGTCAGGAAATCGGTCACGATCCTCGTATTGACGATCTTGGGCTTCATGCTTCACTCGGCCATTCATGTGGAGCCGGCGGTTATCGCGATGGCGGGAGCTACGCTGCTGATGCTGATCGGCCTGAAGGGTGAAGAAGAGCTGGAAGAAGCACTGCATCGGGTGGAATGGATAACCATCTTGTTCTTCATCGGTCTGTTCATTCTTGTAGGAGGACTAATCGAAGTCGGCATCATCAATCAATTGGCCCAATGGATGTTGAGCGTCACGAGCGGCGATATGACGCGAACCGCCATGTTCGTGCTCTGGGGCTCGGGCATCGCGTCCGCGACGATTGACAATATCCCTTTTGTGGCGACGATGATTCCGCTCCTGCAGGATGTCGGGACCCAGATGGGCATTACGGATCCGAACCAATTGAATCCGCTCTGGTGGTCACTGGCGCTGGGCGCTTGTCTGGGGGGCAACGGGACCTTGATCGGCGCATCGGCGAACGTGATTGTGGCAGGAATGGCGCAGCGCGAGGGACGTGGCTTCGGGTATATGGATTTTCTCAAAATCGGGGCTCCGCTGACGCTGCTGTCGCTGGCGATTTCAACTGTCTACATTTTCCTGTTCATCCTCTAACCGTTCGCGATCCAAGGCGGACGGTTTGGAACAGCCGCTAACCGTATTGTAAGATGCAGGATGGGAACATTTCGATAAGAAAAAGCTGCATGCCTCTCGAGGACCAGGGCCAGAATACACGTTACTGGCACACCGAAAATGGCACCGGGAGGCGTTGCTAATGGAAGTCTGGACTCTCGTATTGCGCACAATCCTGATGTATATTGTGGTCTTCGTCGTGCTTCGTCTGATGGGCAAAAGAGAGATCGGCAAGCTGTCCGTCTTCGATGTCGTCATCTCCATCATGATCGCGGAGATTGCGGTCTTTGTCATCGAAGACGGCAAGAAGCCGCTATGGCAAGGGCTTGTCCCGATCATCGTGCTTATTATCATTCAGATCAGCGTGGCTTACATAGCCTTGAAAAGCCAATGGATAAGGCATTTGTTCGATGGCAAGCCAAGCGTTATCATCAAGAACGGCCAGCTTGACCGCCCGGAGATGGCGCGGCAGCGGTACAATCTGGACGACCTGATGCAGCAGCTCCGCGAGCAGGGCGTGGATAATATCGGAGATGTTCGCTATGCGATACTGGAGGCGAACGGCAAGCTGACCGTGTTCCTGAAGCAGGACTCGGATACGCCGACCGCCGAGCAATCCCAGAGCGGCGCCCAGCAATCGGGAGGCATTCTGGAGGATGATTATACGGGGGATACGAAAGGTCCCGGCCCGGTTACCGCCGGCAGCTCAGCCTCCTCGTCGGGCGGCCGAAAGAAGGCCAAGAAGCAGCGCCCCGCCTTGCGCAAGCCGGAGCGTTACCATTTCACGACCTTGCCGCTGCCGCTGATTATGGATGGCAAGGTGCAGGATCATAATCTGTCGACCATCAATAAGACCCGCTTCTGGTTGAAAAACCAGCTTACGTTGAAAGGCGTCAGCGAATTTAAAGACGTTTTTTTCTGTTCTATCGATCATCGGGGCCACTTATTCGTGGATCGGAAGCATAAGTAGCTGAACCGGATGATTATTTGCGATGCGGCTTCGGCGGCAGCCAATGCCGGACCAGCGGAAGCCGCGTCACATCATCGCGGTTGATGAGGCCCATAATAATGAGCAGTAGCAGATAGACAATGACCCCCGCCATCCCCGCAGCGACAAAGCGCAGCAGGCCGTAGCCT contains the following coding sequences:
- a CDS encoding DUF421 domain-containing protein, which produces MEVWTLVLRTILMYIVVFVVLRLMGKREIGKLSVFDVVISIMIAEIAVFVIEDGKKPLWQGLVPIIVLIIIQISVAYIALKSQWIRHLFDGKPSVIIKNGQLDRPEMARQRYNLDDLMQQLREQGVDNIGDVRYAILEANGKLTVFLKQDSDTPTAEQSQSGAQQSGGILEDDYTGDTKGPGPVTAGSSASSSGGRKKAKKQRPALRKPERYHFTTLPLPLIMDGKVQDHNLSTINKTRFWLKNQLTLKGVSEFKDVFFCSIDHRGHLFVDRKHK
- a CDS encoding ArsB/NhaD family transporter, with translation MGHDASTWQVTIAVIVFLVTYAIIISEKINRAIIALLGAVAMLVLQIVDVHRAFTEHIEWNTIFLLVGMMILVGITNKSGIFQYAAVKAAQRTKGRPIRILVILATLTAVGSAFLDNVTTVLLVVPITFSITRMLSINPVPFLITEVIASNVGGTATLIGDPPNIMIGSANPHLTFNMFLIYLAPVIAVIMAVLLAVLVFIYRKQLKVTDSQRQALMELSAESYISDKGLVRKSVTILVLTILGFMLHSAIHVEPAVIAMAGATLLMLIGLKGEEELEEALHRVEWITILFFIGLFILVGGLIEVGIINQLAQWMLSVTSGDMTRTAMFVLWGSGIASATIDNIPFVATMIPLLQDVGTQMGITDPNQLNPLWWSLALGACLGGNGTLIGASANVIVAGMAQREGRGFGYMDFLKIGAPLTLLSLAISTVYIFLFIL